In Desulforegulaceae bacterium, the genomic stretch TGACTTTTTCAGCTGCTATTGTAAGGTCACCCTCATTTTCACGATCTTCATCATCTGTCAAAATCACCATTTTACCGGCTTTAATGTCTTCAATAGCCTGCTTAATACTTATTCTTGGCATTTTTTGTAACCCCGTTTGTTTTTACAGGAATCCATTACTTCTCAAAAAATCAATGGAAACGCCACTTTCTTTTTCATTTGAATCTGAATTTTTTCCTGTAATAAGTTTTTCAATATATTTCCCAATCATATCTGCTTCAAGATTTACTTTTTCACCAGCTTTTCTTGAGCCTATGGTTGAAAGACCTTTTGTATGAGGAATAATTGCAAGGGAAAAAGAATCCTGTTCAACCGAATTGATTGTAAGGCTTGTTCCGTCCACTGCAATTGAACCTTTATCAATTACATACTTCATTATATTTAAAGGAGCTTTAATGCTTATAATTATTGCATTACTCCTTTCTTCAACAGATAAAATCTCCCCTACTCCGTCAATATGCCCTGAGACAAGATGACCGTCAAGGCGATCGGAAAGCTTTAAAGCTCTTTCAAGATTTACTTTTTGTCCTGGCTTTGAATTTTTAAAAGTCGATTTTTCAATAGTTTCAGGACTTATATCAACATCAAAAAACCTTCCATTTATTTTTACAGCAGTAAGACATCCTCCATTAACAGCTATACTGTCTCCGATTTTTGTTCCATCAAGATCAAATTCGGATTCAATGGACATTTTTTTACCTTCTCCAACAGCAGAAATGGCTCTTATTGTTCCAAAACCTTCTATAATTCCTGTAAACATTCTAAGCTTTGTCCAATCTTTAAAATTGTTTATTAGCTAATATTAGCATTATTTTTAAAGTTTCAATAACCCCGGCTACAAGATTTCCAAATTTAACACTCTTAATCAAAATAAAAAACAGGCCACAACAGATTTTTATAAACACCAGATTTTGAATCTGTTCGCCCTTCAATAAGAATATCATCATCAAATTTGCTTAATTTTGTATTCTGCACTTTAATTGCATCTGACATTTTTTCAGGGCCGTTTCCAGAAATTCCCTCAAATGATTTTGAACAGCCAATAATTTTGGAGCCATAAAAAAAAGCAATTTGATCAACAAGATTGTTGTTCAAAAATGAACCTGCAATCATTGAACCGCCTTCAACCATAAGGCTTGAAATTTTTCTTTTACCAAGTTCAATAAGAAGGCTTGAAAGACAAACATGGGAATTTTTATCTTTTTTAACTTTAATTACTTCCACACCAAAATCATTGAATTTTTTAATTCTTAAAGGATCACAGTCTTCAACACAGGCAAAAAGTGTATTTTTTTTCATTTCATCTGAAAAAATCTTCAAACCTGATTCAGGATCAAGTTTTAAATTTGAGTCTGTAACAATTTTTAAGGGATCAGAAGATTTAATTTCTTTAATTCTTGTATTCAAAGAAGGATTATCTGCTTCAACAGTATTTCTTCCAACTAAAACAGCTTGGCATTGATGTCTTAAAAAATGAGACCATCTTCTTGACTTTTCATTGGTTATCCATTTTGAATCCCCTGTTTTTGTTGCAATTCTGCCGTCAAGAGTCATGGCAAGCTTTAATACAGTATAAGGTGTTTTTTCAGTAATGAACTTAATAAAAGGAAGATTTAACGCCCTTGCTTTTTCTTGAAGAAGCCCATTTAAAACCTCAACATTATTTTGTCTTAGAAAAGCATTTCCAGAACCGCTTACTTTAGGATTTGGATCTTCAATTGCAGTTACAACTTTTTTTACCCTGCTTTTTAAAATTTTTTCAGTACATGGAGGAGTTTTTCCATAATGACTGCAAGGTTCTAAAGTAACATAAAGGGTTGAACCTTCTGCATTTTTTCCAGCCTGGTCAAGGGCATTTACCTCTGCATGGGCTTTTCCATATTCTTCATGAAAACCCTGGCCAATTATATCTCCGTTTTTAACACAAACTGCTCCAACCATGGGATTGGTTTTTGTAAATCCCCTTCCCCTGGAGGCAAGCTCAAGAGCAAGGTTCATATATTCAATATCTTTTTTGTCAAACATTAAATACCGTTCTAATTAAGGTTTTTTGGGCATAAGAAACTGACTAAGTTCACTTACAAAATCATTTACACTTTTAAACTCTCTATATACAGAAGCAAATCTTACATAAGCAACTTCATCAATATCATGGAGCTTTTCCATTACTTTTTCACCCAAAAGCTCTGTTGGAAACTCCCTTGATTCACTTTCTTTTAACTCTTTTTCAAGATCATCAATAAAAGCTTCAATAGTATCTATACTTACACTTCTTTTTTCACAGGCCTTGAGTATTCCGGTTCTTAATTTTTCACGAAGAAATTCTTCCCTTCTTCCATCTTTTTTTACAATCATAAGAGGGATTTCTTCAATTTTTTCATAGGTTGTAAAACGTCCAACGCAGGAAAGACATTCACGCCTTCTTCTTATGGAACAACTGTCCTTGGAAAGCCTTGAATCTATAACTTTATCTTCTACTTCTCCGCAAAAAGGACACTTCATTTGTTTTCTCCTGGAGGATCAAATTTAACAGTTTCAACCCCGGCTTCTGAAAGCATTTCTTCAGACATTTCATCTGAATAGTCTCCAAGATAACAAACCCTTTTTATTCCGGCATTTATTATCATTTTTGAGCAAATGGAGCATGGTTTTGTATTTACATAAATATCTGCCCCGTCAATTGAAACTCCGTGCTTTGCAGCCTGAACTATGGCATTTTGCTCTGCATGGGTTCCCCGGCAAAGCTCATGTCTTTCACCGGAAGGGACATTCATTTTTTCCCTTAAACATCCTGTTTCTATGCAATGCTTTATTCCTGAAGGAGGCCCATTGTAACCTGTGGCAAGAATATGTCTGTTTTTTACTATTACAGCACCCACTTTACGCCTCAAACAAGTTGATCTTTTTGAAACAAGTTCGGTAATACCTATAAAATATTCATCCCAGGAAGGCCTTTGTTCCATTGGTGCTCTCCGTTTTTTTATTCCATGAAAAGAGGAAAACCCGAGGCAAGTTCTTTTACCTTTGCACCTATTTCTGAAATAAGTTTTTCATTTTCGCAATTATCAATTATATCAAATATCCACTGACCTATTGTTTCCATTTCCTTTTCTTTCATCCCTCTGGTTGTAAGAGCAGGAGTTCCGATTCTTATTCCGCTTGTTACAAAAGGGCTTTTTGTTTCAAAAGGAACAGTATTTTTATTAACTGTAATATTTGCCTTTCCAAGAGCTGCTTCTGCATCTTTTCCAGTAACACCCTTATTTGTTAAATCAATTAAAACAAGGTGATTGTCTGTTCCTCCTGAAACAAGATCCAGTCCGCTTTGAAGTAAAGTCTTTGAAAGAGCTTTGGAATTTTTTAAAACTTGTTCCTGATATTTTTTAAATTCCGGGTTTAAAGCTTCTTTAAATGCAACAGCTTTAGCAGCAATTACATGCATTAAAGGTCCGCCCTGAATTCCTGGGAAAATCTGCCTGTTTACAATGCTTGTAAGATCTTCACCTGAAAGAATAAGTCCGCCCCTTGGACCTCTTAAAGTTTTATGGGTGGTTGAAGTTGTAATATTTGCGTGTGGAATAGGAGAAGGATGAAGACCTGCAGCAACAAGTCCTGCAATATGAGCCATATCCACAAGAAGATAAGCATCAACAGACTTTGCTATTTTTGCAAATCTTTCAAAATCAAGAATCCTTGGGTAAGCACTTGCACCGGCAACTATCATCTTGGGTCTTACTTCTTTTGCAATTTTTTCCACTTCATCATAGTCAATTGTACCGGTTTCTTTTGAAACCCCATAATGGGAAAAATCAAAAAGTCTTCCTGAAAAATTCACTCCGCTTCCATGGGTTAGGTGACCGCCATGGGAAAGATCCATTCCAAGAACCTTGTCTCCCGGCTCAATAAAAGAAAAAAAGGCCGCCATATTTGCCTGGGAACCTGAGTGGGGCTGAACATTTGCATAGCTTGCATTAAAAAGTTCTTTTACTCTTTTTATTGCAAGTTCTTCAGCAATATCAACAAACTCGCATCCTCCATAATATCTTTTTGAAGGATAGCCTTCTGCGTACTTATTTGTCATTATACAGCCCTGAGCTTCCATTACAGAATCGCTTACAATGTTTTCCGATGCAATAAGCTCAAGATTTTCTATTTGTCTTTTGGTTTCATTTTTTATGGCTCTAAAAATTTCAGGGTCTGTTTTTTCAATTGTTTCAGGGTTCAACTTAGGCCTCCTTATATTGAGAATATCGAATTTAATTTATAAAATAACTTTAAAATTTTATTTTCTAATCATTTACTACAAAATCAGAACAAATCAAGGCGCATCTGGTGTCTTCCGCCTTCAAATTTTGTCTTAAGCCAGGTATCAACTATTTCAAATGCTAAAATATCTCCCACCACTCTTCCTCCAAGAACAAGAACATTGGAATTATTGTGAAGCCTGCTCATTTTTGCAGAAAATATATCATTACAAAGTGCAGCTCTTATCCCTTTATGCCTATTTGCTGCCATTGACATTCCAAGCCCTGTTCCGCAAAGAAGAATTCCAAGATCGTATTCTTTTGTTTTTACTGCCCTGGCAACCTGGTTTGCATAATCAGGATAATTGACTGAATCTTTGGAAAAACTCCCTATATCTTTTACTTTTATTCCTTTTTTTTCAAGGAAATCAAATATTTTGGCCTTTAATTCATAGGCTGCATGATCACAGCCTATGATAATTGTTTCTTTCATTTTTTTCTCCAAAATTTTAACTAGATTTTTTAAAAACAAGACAGGTGTTCACTCCTCCAAACCCAAAAGAATTGGACATAACATAATTTAATTTTGCTTTTTGACTTTTATTGGGAACATAATCAAGAAAACAATCGGGATCAGGATTATTAAGATTGATTGTGGGAAAAATCAGCTGATTTTCAAGACTTAAAACACAGGCTGCGGCTTCAAGAGCTCCTGCAGCACCTAAAAGATGTCCTGTCATTGATTTGGTAGAGGAAAGTTTAAGATTTTTATAATTATCTTTAAAAACTTTTTTTATTGCTGCGGTTTCGTATTTATCATTTAATATTGTAGAAGTTCCATGGGCGTTTATATAGTCAATTTCACAAGGATTAAGCCCTGAAGACAAAAGAGCGGCTTCCATTACATCAGCCATTCCTTTTCCCTCCGGCTCAGGAGCAGCTATATGATATCCTTCGCTTAAAACAGAATATCCTGTAATTTCAGCCAAAGGTTTTGCTCCCCTTTTAAGGGCTTTATCCATATTTTCCAGCACAAGGAAAGCACTTCCTTCACCTGGAACAAACCCGTCCCTTTTTTTGTCAAAGGGTCTTGAAGCAGATTCAGGATCAGTGTTTTTTGAAAGGGCCTTCATTGAGTTAAGCCCTGAAAGAAATACCGGGGTAATCACAGCTTCAGTTCCTCCGGCAATACAACAATCCATTTCACCATATTTTATACGAAGATAGGCTTCACCAATTGCGTTTGCCCCTGCAGCACAAGCACTGGCACAAGTAAGAACCGGCCCCTTGATTCCCAAATGAATACTCATTGTTCCCACTGCCATATTCGGCAGAAAATGGGGAATAAAATAAGGGCTCAGCCTTGATGTCTTTTTAAGAAGATGTCTTTCTACAGCCTCCTCAGCAAGATCAAAACCTCCGGCTCCATTGCCCCCAAAAATACCTATTTTATTTTTTCCATAATAATCAAGATCAAGGCCTGAATCTAAAACTGCAAGTTTTCCGGCAGCAACAGCATATAAAATATATAAGGGAAGATTATTCGACTTATTTTTCTTAAAATAATCTTCCCTTATAAAATTTTTAACTTCACCTGCGACCTTAAAAGTAAAACCATCTGTATTAAATCTTTTTATAAAATCAATACCTGATTTTCCAGCCGCAAGAGAATCAAAAAACTCCTTTTTACCGGTTCCAACAGGCGAAACAACGCCTATGCCTGTAACAGCAACCCTATGAAATGGAGCTTCATTCATTTAGATTTACAAAACTTTTTCCATATATTCCAGAGCATCTTTCACTGTAAGAAGATTTTCTGCGTCTTCATCTGGAATTTCAATATCGAATTCATCTTCAAGACTCATCACAAGCTCAACAATCTTTAGTGAATCTGCACCAAGATCATTGATAAATGATGCTTCAGGAACAATTTTTTCAATATCGACTTCAAGCTTTTCTGCAATAATGGATTTAAGTTTATCCTGAACAGACATTTTCACCTCAACTTTCTAAATAAAGCCGCATAAAAAACGCGGCCAATCAAGAATTAAAGTTCTTCTCCGCCACCTATAACAAGACGCCCTTTGTACATTCCGCACCCAGGACAAGCTGCGTGAGAACGCTTTGGTTCACCACATTCAGGACATGCCTGAAGGCTTGGTATTGTAACTTTTTCTTTTTGATGTGTACGACGCTTATCTCTGCGTGATCTTGATGACCTTCTCTTTGGAACTGCCATTATTGACTCCTGTAAACTTTACTGCATTATTTTAATATTGTTTGGCCGAATAAATTTAAAATTTCGGTCGGTTACTGTCCATATAAATAAAATCCAAGCTAAGTTAGCATAATAAACAGCCACTTACAAGGTTATTGTATCTTATTTATCATAGCAACTTTTAAAGCAGATTACCTCATTATCAGATTCCCTGATAATTTCCATATTTTTCTATACTTTTATAAAAAAATTTTAAATTAACTAAAAAACTAAGTTTTATTAAATAAAAAATTTAATGATTCACCCAAAACCAAATTTTTTTATTCAGTCACTATTTTTATTCAGTCACTAATTATATTACACTTTAAAGCAGTAGATATAGTTATATAAATTTTTAAATATTTTATCTTTTAACATAATAATAACTTTAGTTCATTAAAATCTTTTTATTTTAAACATAAAACCTTCAAATTAGATAAAAAATAAATTCATTGACATCTACCTTAGATAGAGAATAAATCTAAATCATATTCTCAGGGCGGGGCGAAATTCCCCACCGGCGGTAATCTTTTCAAAGAAAGCCCGCGAGCGCCTTAATTTGTTTTAAGGGTCCAGCAGATTCGGTGAAAATCCGAAGCCGACGGTTAAAGTCCGGATGGAAGAGGATAGAAATTATTTATGCGTTTGCATTAATTTTCCGGTTGTATTTTTACAGCCAATCCCCTCTTTTTGCCCTGATTCATGAAAAATCATTATTATCAAGGAGTTAAACCATGAATCAGACTTTATTATCACAATTTGGCAATCCTTATGAAAGGGTTGAAAATGGACTAAAATCACTTGCAAGTGGAAATGGAATACTTGTAACTGACAATGAAGACAGGGAAAACGAGGGTGACCTTATTTTTTCTGCAGAGCATCTCAATAATCTTCAGATGGCAACACTGATTAGAGAATGCAGCGGAATTGTCTGTCTTTGTCTTACAGATAAAAAAATAAAATCACTTGAAATCCCAATGATGGTTGAAAGTAATACGTCTAAATTTCAGACAGCATTCACTGTTTCTATTGAAGCAGCAGAAGGAGTAACAACCGGAGTTTCAGCAGCTGACAGAGTTACAACAATAAAAGCTGCAATAAATGACAATGCAAAACCAAAAGATCTTAAAAAACCAGGACATGTTTTCCCGTTAATGGCAAGAAAAGGCGGAGTTCTTGAAAGGCAGGGACATACAGAAGCCACTGTTGATATGTGCAGACTTGCAGGACTAAAGCCCTATGGAGTTTTATGTGAAGTTACAAACCCTGACGGAACAATGGCAAGGACTCCTCAAATAGTTGATTTTGGGCTTAAAAACAAAATTCCTGTTCTGACAGTTGATGACATTGTTCTATATAGGGAAAAAAACAAAATCTAAATTCACCTAACCTAAGCTTATTTTTCGGGTTTACCCATATTTGGTAAGCCCGAAAAAACTTTGTGCTTCTAATTTTCCACAAATAAGAACGATAATTCATTAAAATATTGCTTTGACCTTGCGTATTTGAGCTATACAGTGATAAAAAAGGTTTATATTTTTATTAAAAACAAAAATCAGGACAGGTTATGAAGATGAAAATAATAACAAGATTTCCCCCAAGCCCAACAGGCTCACTCCATGTAGGGGGAGCAAGAACAGCTGTTTTTAACTGGCTTTATTCAAAAGCTAAAAAAGGTAAGTTTATTTTAAGATTTGAAGATACTGACCAGGAAAGATCCACAAAAGAATCTGAAGAAGAAATCCTTGAAGCCATGGAATGGCTTGGGCTTGATTATGATGAAGGCCCTTTTTATCAGACAAAAAGAACCGATGTTTACCAAAAATATGCAGATATTCTCATTGAAAAAGGACTTGCCTATTATTGCACCTGCACCCAGGAAGAAGTTGAGGCAATGAGGGAAAAGGCAAGATCTGAAGGAAAAAAACCAAAATACGACGGAAGATGCAGGGAAAAAAACCTTCCAAAATCCCAAGGTGCGGCTTTACGTATTAAAGCTCCCCTTTCAGGAACCTGCATAATAAAAGATATAATAAAAGGCAATATTTCAGTACCTTATGAAGAGCTTGATGATTTTATAATTCAAAGAAGCGATGGCTCTTTTACCTATAATTTTGCTGTAACTATAGATGACCTTACAATGGAGGTAAGTCCTATAATAAGAGGGGACGACCATGTAAGCAACACTCCAAAGCAGATTGTCATTTATGAAGCCCTTGAAGAAAAGCTGCCTGAATTTGGCCATGTTCCCATGGTTCTTGGTTCAGACAAAAAAAGGCTGAGCAAAAGACACGGAGCAATGAGTATTCTTGAGTATAAAAAACTAGGTTATCTTCCAGATGCTGTTATAAATTATCTTGTAAGACTTGGCTGGTCTTGCGGGGATCAAGAATATTTCACAAGAACTGAACTTATTGAAAAATTCTCCCTTGAAAATATTGGCCGTTCACCAGGAGTTTTTGATCCTGAAAAAATGCTGAGCTTAAACGCAGAGCATATTCAAAATTCAGACGATGATTTTCTTTGCAAAACAATTTCCAATCAGTCAGGGCTTCCTGCTACAGAAAAGCTCAAGCTTGCGGTTAATGTTTACAAATCAAGGGCAAAAACTCTTTTTGAACTTGAAGATTCTATAAAAGTTTATTTTACCGATGAATTTGAATATTCAGAAAAAGCTGCCAAGGACAATCTTAAAGTATCAGCAGCAGAAATTCTTCAAAACTTTGCCAATAACTTAAAAAACATAAAAAACTTTACCCATGATGAAATTGACCTGGCCTTTAACCAGGTTCTATCTGATCATGAAATAAAATTTCCCAAACTTGCCAAACCTCTTCGCGTTGCTCTCACAGGTATAGCCCAGGGAGCTGGAATCCATGAAACCCTTGAGCTTACAGGTCAGGAAAAAGCAATTGAGAGAATTGAAAAGGCAGTTTTGTGGATTAAAGAAAACAGGGGATAAAATTTCCTTGACTTTCTTTTGATATGGAGCTAAACAGTTTTCACTTCCTGAGGGATGGTCTAATGGTAAGACGGCGGACTCTGACTCCGCTTATCGGGGTTCAAATCCCTGTCCCTCAGCCACTGTCAATAAAGGCTCTCAGCGTTTTTCACTGAAGGCCTTTTTTTATTATAATCAAATTTATTCCTAGTTTGTTCCCAACTATATTTTTGTTCCCGCCAATTTCAGCCAAAAAAAGAGTAGGAGATTTTAACAAATTGGAATTAAATTTGTATTGAAAATTCTTTTCGCTAAGCGGTAAATTATGGCTGATGGATAAACTTGTAATAAATTTAAATTCGTATTAAATTTATTACAATATTATTGAACACAAGGAGCACCCCATTATGTTGTCCGTTAAATTACCTGAAGACCTTGAAAAAAGGCTTAATGATTTAGTTTCAAAAACAAACCGCACAAAGTCGTTTTATGCCGTAGAAGCATTACCTCTCTACATTGAAGACCTGGAAGATCTTTACCTTTCTGAAAAAGCCTTTGAAGAATTTTTACTAAACGGTGAAAAAGCCCTTTCATCAGAAGAGGTTAGAAAAAAACTTGGCTTATAAAATCAAATATACCCCAGAAGTATTAAAACAGCTTTCAAAACTTGATAAACCCATTGCTAAAAAAATTCTTGATTACATGGACAATAGAGCAGCCAACCAGATCAATCCTCAGCCGAAAATATTTCTGCTAATGATTCACTTTGGGTTACTACTCTATCTGCTTCCATTTTTGCTAAATCCAGGGGGTAGCCATATCGCCTTAATACGTTTCTTACTGCAACTCTTATAGCTTTGCCTTCAAATACTTTTTGTCTTACTTCAAAATGATTTACTATATCTTTTGCAATATCTTTTAATCTGTCAGGATGTCCTATCACTGCATCAATGGTTGCTGTTTTCTTTTTTGCTTTTTTCTAAAGGAAAAAAATGACACAGGAGCAGCCTCCTGTGTCAGACGGTAGGTTTATTTGGAAGGAATATGGGGATTTAAACTTGTTAATCAATGTTTTTTATATATCTGTCAAAAGATGAAGCACCTGAAGATTTAAGCGGAATAAATGATTTTTCAGTTTTTTTACAGATTTTTTTCAGTCTTAGACAGGCATCATGGCTTGTACAGTCAATGGGACAAAAAACCATATCAGCTGAAGAAACTAAGTTATCAATACTTTTTTTAGAAGACTCCATTCCACCATCATGATAAATAAATTCCCCTCCGTATTCTTCAACAATTTCCTTATATCTTGGAAGGATGTTTTTTCTTCCTCCAACATATAGAATTTTTTTGCCGCAAAGAGCAGGGCCTGGACAGTTTGGTGAAGTACATCCACTGCATTTTATCTTCTCTGGAGGATTGTTAACAGGCTCAAAAAAGCTGTTTATAATTTTTTTTGATTCAAGTTCTTTTTCAAGTTCTTTGATTTTTTTGCATAAAAAAGAGTTTTCATTTTTTAAAAACTCAACACTGCTCTCAAGTTCGTTTATTTTTATGTTTTGATTCTTATTTTCATACCCAGGGCTATTTGTAATTTTTTCATTTTTAAGTTCATTAAGTTCTTTTTCAGCCTCGTCCAGATAGGAAAAAAGCTGATTTGTTTTTATTTTTTCATTTTTGTACTTTTTATTTAAGTCTGAAAACTTTTTGCTAAATGCTCTTTTAAGAGTTCTGATTTTAATGTTGAGCTTGTCATTTTCTTCTTCTACTCTTTTAACTCTTTTTATATCTGCCCGTGTGCTTCGCCCTATCATATGTGAAAGCATATGAACTTCACCAAAGGCATTTGCAAGAGTTGTTGCCGAAGGGAAAGGATGACTCATCAAAGCCCAATAAGGTCCTGGGATATTTCCTTTTTCATATTCGTAATTCCATTTGTCTTTAAGTTCAGCATCTGATTTTATTTTTGAAAACTCCCTTACTTCCTTTTCAAACTTTTTATCAAGAGCCTTGGTCAAGAGTTTTGCAGGAAGCTCGTCTTCACCCGCAAGATATACAAAAATTCCATGAATTTCATGTTCAGTGGAGTTTTTTGGAATTAAAACCTTTGCTTTTCTCTGGATTTTTTCAAGTTCTTTTAGACTCAGGCAGGTTCCAACTATTGAACAATGAAAATGACCTTTAATTTCATTTATTTTTTTTCTTTTTCCAGATGGATTAAAATCATTTAAGTTCATTTTTTTTCCTCTTTAGATAGTTTTCTATTGTTTCAAGGTTTTTGCTGAAGGCATTAACAATTAAGGGGTCAAATTGTGTTCCTGAATTTTGAAAAACTTCTATTACAGTTGATTCAAAATCCATTTTGTTTCTATATGGCCTTTTTTGCATCATTGCGGAGACTGAATCAGCAACTGCAATAATTCTGGCACCAAGTGGAATCTCATATCCTTTAAGACCTGAGGGATAACCCTTTCCATCGTATCTTTCATGGTGATGTAAAATAATATCCTTAATTGAATTTTTTTCAGTAAAACCTTCAATTGAAGAAACAATTTCAGCACCAACCATTGGATGACTTTTAATACAATCCCATTCTTCTTGGCTGAGTTTGTCTTTTTTAAAAAGAATATTATCAGGAATTCCTATTTTACCAATATCGTGTAAATGGCCAGCAAGATGAATAACTTCAAGCTGCTGTTTTTTTAAGCCTATGGATTTTCCAATTATTGATGATATATCAGCTACTTCATTTGAATGCTCTTTGGTGGAGTTATCTCTGGCATCAAGTGCCCTGCCAAGTGCTGTTGCAAAATCATGGAGGAGTTTTGAATAATTGGGAAGACTGGGACATCGGTTACAGGACAGCAAAAATTCATTGTAAAGAAAATTATTACTTATAGCTGTATCAGCTTGCATTTATTTATCCTCATAAAGTTAGGAGTATCTAATTAGTTTAAGGTTGACTAATACAATCTTGGATATTATCAGTCAAGCAAAAAAATAGGAGTCAGAAAAAAATGGAATTTTTTAAAAAAAGTTTTTTATTTAAAAGAGACAATAAGACATTTTATGTTTTTAGTGAGCTTCTTGAAATTGTCAGGTGCAAAGATTATCAGGACATAGAAGACTCTCTTGTATATATTGAAAAAATGGTTTCCCTTGGATATTTTGCAGCAGGATTTGTTGCTTATGAAGCTGCTAAGGCATTTGATCCCAAGTTTTTTGTAAACCAAAATGAAATTTCAGACTATCTCTGGTTTGGAATTTATAAAAAAGTTGAAATTGCTGATATTGAAAGTTTTTGTACAGATAAAAAATCAGGCTGGAACCCTGATTGGAAATTTCCTTTTTCATATAAAGATTATGAAAAAAAAATTGAGTTTATTAAAAACAAAATAAAGCTGGGTGATATTTATCAGCTAAATCTTACATTTCTTATGAGTTGTTTTGTACAAGAGCCTGCTTTTGATATTTTTGTGCGACATTTTGCAGGACTTGACAGTCCTTATTGCGGTTTTGTTGAAACAGATGAGTTTGCTGTAATCAGCTCTTCTCCTGAACTTTTTTTCTCTCTTGATAAAGATATTCTGACTTCAAAACCAATGAAAGGTACCATAAAAAGGGGAATAAATTGTAAGGAGGATGAAATAAATAAAAAAATTCTTTCAAATTCAATAAAAGATCAGGCTGAAAATATAATGATACTTGATATGATGAGAAATGATTTTTCAAAAATATCAGAAAAATTATCTGTAAAAGCAGACAATATTTTTGAAATAGAAAAATATTCAAGAGTTTTTCAAATGACTTCAACTGTAAAATGCAAAACTAAAGCTTCAATAACAGAAATATTTAAAGCTCTTTTCCCTTGTGCTTCAATAACAGGAGCTCCTAAATTTAAAGCTATGGAATATATCAACGAGTTGGAAAATTCCCAAAGGGGAGTTTATACAGGGGCAATGGGATATTTAATGCCGGGTAGAAAATCTGTTTTTAATGTTGCAATAAGAACTCTTTATATTAATAAAAAAAAGAAACTGGGTTTTTACGGTACAGGAGGTGGAATTGTCTGGGACTCAAAAGCAAAAGAAGAATATGATGAATGCATGAACAAAGCTCTTGTTGTTTCAGAGCCTGAACCTGACTTTATGCTTCTTGAAACTATGCTTTATATTCCAGATAGTGGATTTTATCTTGAAAAATATCATGTTAAAAG encodes the following:
- the rpiB gene encoding ribose 5-phosphate isomerase B — protein: MKETIIIGCDHAAYELKAKIFDFLEKKGIKVKDIGSFSKDSVNYPDYANQVARAVKTKEYDLGILLCGTGLGMSMAANRHKGIRAALCNDIFSAKMSRLHNNSNVLVLGGRVVGDILAFEIVDTWLKTKFEGGRHQMRLDLF
- a CDS encoding cytidine/deoxycytidylate deaminase family protein, producing MEQRPSWDEYFIGITELVSKRSTCLRRKVGAVIVKNRHILATGYNGPPSGIKHCIETGCLREKMNVPSGERHELCRGTHAEQNAIVQAAKHGVSIDGADIYVNTKPCSICSKMIINAGIKRVCYLGDYSDEMSEEMLSEAGVETVKFDPPGENK
- the ribD gene encoding bifunctional diaminohydroxyphosphoribosylaminopyrimidine deaminase/5-amino-6-(5-phosphoribosylamino)uracil reductase RibD; the protein is MFDKKDIEYMNLALELASRGRGFTKTNPMVGAVCVKNGDIIGQGFHEEYGKAHAEVNALDQAGKNAEGSTLYVTLEPCSHYGKTPPCTEKILKSRVKKVVTAIEDPNPKVSGSGNAFLRQNNVEVLNGLLQEKARALNLPFIKFITEKTPYTVLKLAMTLDGRIATKTGDSKWITNEKSRRWSHFLRHQCQAVLVGRNTVEADNPSLNTRIKEIKSSDPLKIVTDSNLKLDPESGLKIFSDEMKKNTLFACVEDCDPLRIKKFNDFGVEVIKVKKDKNSHVCLSSLLIELGKRKISSLMVEGGSMIAGSFLNNNLVDQIAFFYGSKIIGCSKSFEGISGNGPEKMSDAIKVQNTKLSKFDDDILIEGRTDSKSGVYKNLLWPVFYFD
- a CDS encoding riboflavin synthase, giving the protein MFTGIIEGFGTIRAISAVGEGKKMSIESEFDLDGTKIGDSIAVNGGCLTAVKINGRFFDVDISPETIEKSTFKNSKPGQKVNLERALKLSDRLDGHLVSGHIDGVGEILSVEERSNAIIISIKAPLNIMKYVIDKGSIAVDGTSLTINSVEQDSFSLAIIPHTKGLSTIGSRKAGEKVNLEADMIGKYIEKLITGKNSDSNEKESGVSIDFLRSNGFL
- the nrdR gene encoding transcriptional regulator NrdR — translated: MKCPFCGEVEDKVIDSRLSKDSCSIRRRRECLSCVGRFTTYEKIEEIPLMIVKKDGRREEFLREKLRTGILKACEKRSVSIDTIEAFIDDLEKELKESESREFPTELLGEKVMEKLHDIDEVAYVRFASVYREFKSVNDFVSELSQFLMPKKP
- the glyA gene encoding serine hydroxymethyltransferase codes for the protein MNPETIEKTDPEIFRAIKNETKRQIENLELIASENIVSDSVMEAQGCIMTNKYAEGYPSKRYYGGCEFVDIAEELAIKRVKELFNASYANVQPHSGSQANMAAFFSFIEPGDKVLGMDLSHGGHLTHGSGVNFSGRLFDFSHYGVSKETGTIDYDEVEKIAKEVRPKMIVAGASAYPRILDFERFAKIAKSVDAYLLVDMAHIAGLVAAGLHPSPIPHANITTSTTHKTLRGPRGGLILSGEDLTSIVNRQIFPGIQGGPLMHVIAAKAVAFKEALNPEFKKYQEQVLKNSKALSKTLLQSGLDLVSGGTDNHLVLIDLTNKGVTGKDAEAALGKANITVNKNTVPFETKSPFVTSGIRIGTPALTTRGMKEKEMETIGQWIFDIIDNCENEKLISEIGAKVKELASGFPLFME
- the fabF gene encoding beta-ketoacyl-ACP synthase II: MNEAPFHRVAVTGIGVVSPVGTGKKEFFDSLAAGKSGIDFIKRFNTDGFTFKVAGEVKNFIREDYFKKNKSNNLPLYILYAVAAGKLAVLDSGLDLDYYGKNKIGIFGGNGAGGFDLAEEAVERHLLKKTSRLSPYFIPHFLPNMAVGTMSIHLGIKGPVLTCASACAAGANAIGEAYLRIKYGEMDCCIAGGTEAVITPVFLSGLNSMKALSKNTDPESASRPFDKKRDGFVPGEGSAFLVLENMDKALKRGAKPLAEITGYSVLSEGYHIAAPEPEGKGMADVMEAALLSSGLNPCEIDYINAHGTSTILNDKYETAAIKKVFKDNYKNLKLSSTKSMTGHLLGAAGALEAAACVLSLENQLIFPTINLNNPDPDCFLDYVPNKSQKAKLNYVMSNSFGFGGVNTCLVFKKSS